CCCTGAGCCAGAACTCTCCCGCCCTGAGCGCCGGCTCCCGGCCCCAGCTCGACCAGCCAGTCGGAAGCGGCCAGCACCCGCGCGTCGTGGTCGACCAAGACGACCGAGTTGCCGCGGGATGTCAGGTCACTGATGACAGCCAACAGGCCGTCGATGTTGGACGGGTGAAGGCCGATCGACGGTTCGTCCAGCACGTAGAGGACGCCGGTTGTTCGGTTGCGTACCGCCCGGGCCAGCTGGACGCGCTGGCGCTCGCCAGTGGAGAGGGTCGTCCCGTCCCGGTCGAGAGACAAATATCCGAGGCCGAGGTCGATCAGCCGCCCGGCGGTGTGCTGAAACTGTCCGCAAATGCTCGACGCCATGTCGCGAAGCGCTGGGGGCATCAGGTCAGGCACGGAGGATACCCACGTCAGAAGCTCCCGGAGGGGGAGCGCGGACGCCTGATCCAGCGTCTTGCCGCAGAGCTGGGTCGTGCGGGCTCGGGGCGCCAAGCGCGAGCCGCCGCAGTCCGGGCAGAGCTCCACTTTTAAAAACTTTTCGACCCGTCCCATTCCCTTGTCGTCTTTGACCTTTGCGAGGGCGTTTTCCACCGTGTAAACCGCGTTGTAGTAGGTGAAGTCGAGTTCGCCCGCTTGGTTGGTTGACTTGGCTTTGTAGAAGATGTGCTTCTTTTCCGCCGGGCCGTGAAACACGATTTCCCGCTCCCGCGCGGTCAGCTGGGAGAACGGGACGTCGGTGCGCACGCCCATCGCGCGGCACACGTCGGTCATCAGGGACCACATCAGCGAGTTCCACGGCGCGACGGCGCCCTCGTCGATGGAAAGGGACTCGTCCGGCACGAGTGTGCTCTCGTCAACCGTCCGCACAACGCCGGTTCCGCCGCAGGTCGGGCAGGCGCCTGTGCTGTTGAACGAAAAGTCCTCGGCGCTCGGGCCGTTGAAGCTCGCGCCGCAGACCGGGCAGACGAGCGGTTTTTCTGCGGCCACGTTGACCGACGGCTCGAGCCGATGCCCGTTCGGGCAGACGTGGCTTCCGAGCCGGGAGAACATGAGCCGCAGGGGATTCAAAAGCTCTGTCGACGTGCCGAAGGTACTTCGCACGCCCGGAACTGCCGGCCGCTGATGAAGGGCCAGCGCGGCTGGAACGTACTCGATGCTTTCGAGCTTGGCTTCCGCCGCTTGAGTCATTCGCCGGCGCGTGTAGGCCGAAAGGGCTTCCAAGTAGCGGCGGCTTCCCTCGGCGTAGAGGACGCCAAGAGCCAGCGACGACTTGCCGGAACCGGACACGCCGGCGATGCCGACCAGCTTCCCCAGCGGGATATCCAAGTCGATGTTTTTTAAGTTGTGAACCCGCGCCCCGCGGATCTCGATATGGTTCGGGGCCATGGCGGTTCTTCGCTTTCTGTTCATCGCGTGCCGCTCCTTTCCGATGGTGTGTTCGAGCTTGCTTCGCTCGGGCGTTTTGTTGAACGGTGTTTTTTTAAATCTATCACACCGCTGAGGGCCTGAGGGGCGGTCAGGTGGCGGAATTTGGTTTGATGAAGGCCGCTCTGCAGAACGCAGGGCGGCCTTTTGCGCTTGGACAAGAGCTCTTTTTTATCTTGACTGAATTTGCTGCGGCCGGGCGCAGACGCGAAGGCTGTTTTTAGCATGATGCCATATGAAGAGCTTCAGCCATGCTTTTTTTGAATGGAGTTGACCTGTTGGAAGCTCCTTTAAACGTGATAAGAATAATATGCATAAAAAACATATACATATTTTATATGTCAGCGATTAATAAATACAAATAGATGACTAACATCTTGGAGACGCAGGGAGTTAAACGGCAGTGCTACTGGAGTCATCAAAAACAACAATAAAATCGATGCTTGTAACGTTAAATATTAGAGTCCTTACAGTATACAGGTTATAAAAACTATGATAAAAATAAATAAATTCCTATTAGGGGGGAATTGAATATGTATAAGGACGAAATGACGCCTAAGGAAAGGATGACCGCCTTTGCCAAGGGCGAACCGATGGACAGGCTTCCTTGCGTTCTGAACGCGGGCGTAACGATGTCCTCGATCATCGGCGCGACGTGCAAGCAGTACGTGTTCGATCCGGATGTGATGGTGGAAACGGAAACGGCGATGTTTAACCGGTACCGTCACGACAGCGTGGGCATTTCCATTACCTTGCGGGGAATGGCCGAGGCAATGGGCAGCGTGATGAACTATCCGGAAGACAATATCTCGCTGTTGGAAAAGCCGGTCGTCGAAAAGCCGGAGGACGTGGACAACCTGACGATTGTCGACGCTCACAAGGACGGAAAGATGCCGTTGGTGCTCGATGCCCTGCAGAGGCTGAGAGATCGGATCGGCAAGGAAGGCAACGTGGGCGCCGGGATGGCCGGCCCGTTCAGCGTGGCCGCTTCGGTTGTCGGCACCGAAAACCTGCTGAGGTGGATGGTGAAGAAGCCCGAAGTGGTGCACAAGGTCATGGATATGGTGACGCTGTGCAACGAGCAGTATATCAAGGCGGTGGGCGAACTGGGATTTAAGGGCGTGAGCTTCAGCGATCCGGTTTCTTCCACGTCGCTTCTCAAGGTGAAACAGTTTAAGGAATTTTCGCTGCCGTACCTGACGCGCAACATCGCTCACGTCAAGCAGTACTGCGGCTCCAAGCCGATGGTTCATATCTGCGGCACGTCGAAGGCGCTCTGGCGCGACTGCGTTGAAGCGGGCATCGGTACCTTCTCGCTGGACAACATTGAGGACTTGGCCGAAGCCAAGGAAATCATGGGCAAAGACGTGGTGATCACCGGCAACGTGCCGCCGGTTGACGTGATGCTTTACGGCGACCGGGAGATGATCAGAAAATCGGTGCGGGAGTGTATCAGAAAGGCGTGGGACTCTCCCAAAGGCTATATTCTCTCCACCGGGTGTCAGATCCCGAAGGGAACGAGCTTGGAAAATCTTGAGTACTTTATGGAAGCCGGACGCGAATACGGGCACTTCCCTCTCGATTTTGACAAGCTCAATGAAGATTAGAGACTATCAATGCGCCCCGCAGGCCGCCACGACGGAGGAAAAACTAGCGGGGCATGAAGTCGTGTTTCCCGACGCGTACTACGAGGCCGGGAAGTACGCCGAGCTGGTCAGGCTGATGAGCCGCGATTTCAGCTTTTTTGTGGTTCCATTTGACAACACCGCAGAGGCGGAAAACGTCGGCGCGATCGTGGAATCCGGAGATATGAAGAGCGTGCCGAGGGTGAGAGAACTGGTCTTTCAGGAGTACAGGCAGCTTTTGACGCTCCCTGACTACGACCTTGAGAAAGAGAGGCTTGCGGCAGCCCTTGGCGCCCTGCCGCTGCTGCGGGGAAAACCGGTCATGTTTGAACTGGCCGGCCCGTACACGTTTATGTCGGCGTTTGTCGACAGCACCGACGTGCTGAAGGCGTCGCGCAAGGACGTAGAAACTGAAACGGCCGTTTTTCAATACTTGCTTAGAAATCAACTCAGGCTTGCAAAAGCCGCTTCGGAGCGGGGCGCCGCGATTTTCTCGCTGGCGGATCCCGCATCGGGTGTGTCAATAGTGGGACCCAAAATATTCCAGCGGGTCATCGAGCTGTACGCGCTGCCGCTGATATCAGGCATATTGAGCGAGACGGATGCCTGCTTGTTTCTGTGCCCAAAACTCACATTCGCGCTCTGGGATTTGGGGCTTGCCGAAAAAATATTCGTTCGGCTCGAGACGCCGGCAAAGCATCACGAGGCGGTCGCTGGGCTGATGGGCAAGTACAGAATTTTCGGCGACAGGTGCTACAAGCTGAACAATTTGACGAGACAGATTCCTGTCATCGAGATGAAGAGGCCGTCATGAATAAAAAAGAACGATTAGTCGCCACCCTGTCAGGGGGAAAAACTGACAGGCCGCCGGTGATCTGTCCCGGCGGAATGATGAACATGGTTGTAACCGAGCTGATGAAGAAATACGACATCCATTGGCCTGACGCCCATTACGACGGAGAGCAGATGGCCGGTCTGGCCAAGGCGGTCGTGGAGGAAGGGCTGTTCGACAACTACGGCGTTCCGTTCTGCATGAGCGTCGAGGCCGAGAGCATGGGAGCCGAAGCGGATATGGGCTGCGACAGCTGCGAGCCTCATATCAAGAAGTGCCCGATGAAGAGCGTGGACGATCTGGCGGCGCTCCGACCGATGAATTTCAACGAAGGCCGGGCCAAAGCGGTGATCGACGCGGTGAAACTTCTGAAAAACGACGAGATTCCAGTGGTTGGCAACGTGCCGGGCCCCGTCTCGATTGCCACGAGCCTGATGGATCCTTCCCGGTTTTACGTGGCGTTGAAGCGCAGTCCGGAGGCGGCGCACCGGCTTTTGACGTTCGTGACCGAGCAGGCGGGACGCTTTGCGCTGGAGCAGGTGCGGGCAGGGGCCGATATCATCACCATCGCCGACCCGAGCGGGACGGGCGAGATCCTCGGCCCGGCGTACTTCAAAGAGTACATGGTCAAGTACCTCAACATGATGATTGGCATGATTCGAACGGATAGGAACGTGCCGGTGATCGTGCACATCTGCGGCCAGATGAACATGGTTTTTGACGAGCTGAAGGAGGTAAACGCGTCGGCGTTTTCGTTCGACGCGGTCGTCTCGCTGAAGGCGGCAAAAGAACACATCGGCAAGCCGATGATGGGCAACATCAGCACGTACGCGATCGAGCTGTCAAGTCCGTCGAGAGTCAGGAGCATGGCCAAGACGAGCGCCCTGTTGGGGTCGGACATCATCGCTCCGGCATGTGGCTTGGGACTGGCTTCGCCGCTCGAAAACATCCGAGGGATCATGGAAGGGATCGAAGATGCCGAAGCTGCTCGTCCACAGGGCGAATGAACAGCGGTCAATAGAATACGCGCCGGGCGAAAGCCTCCTGCATATCCTGCTGGCTCATGAGGTCTACATCGAGAACCCGTGCAACGGCAGGGGAAGCTGCGGCAAGTGCGGGGTGATCATTCGAGGCGCCGAGTACGAACGAAGCGCCGACGAGAAGCGCTTTGACACGGGCAGCAAGAGACTTGCCTGCATGATTTACCCCAAGGACGACTTGGAAGTTTTTCTCGACGGGGAAACCGAAAAGTCCAGCGGTTTCGTGAACGCGAAAGAGTTGCCTGACGTGCCGTACGTCCCGTTTGTCTCGCTCAAAACGTGCCCGGTTGAGCCGCCGGGCCTTCG
This is a stretch of genomic DNA from Jonquetella anthropi DSM 22815. It encodes these proteins:
- a CDS encoding uroporphyrinogen decarboxylase family protein, giving the protein MKIRDYQCAPQAATTEEKLAGHEVVFPDAYYEAGKYAELVRLMSRDFSFFVVPFDNTAEAENVGAIVESGDMKSVPRVRELVFQEYRQLLTLPDYDLEKERLAAALGALPLLRGKPVMFELAGPYTFMSAFVDSTDVLKASRKDVETETAVFQYLLRNQLRLAKAASERGAAIFSLADPASGVSIVGPKIFQRVIELYALPLISGILSETDACLFLCPKLTFALWDLGLAEKIFVRLETPAKHHEAVAGLMGKYRIFGDRCYKLNNLTRQIPVIEMKRPS
- a CDS encoding methylcobamide--CoM methyltransferase; this translates as MYKDEMTPKERMTAFAKGEPMDRLPCVLNAGVTMSSIIGATCKQYVFDPDVMVETETAMFNRYRHDSVGISITLRGMAEAMGSVMNYPEDNISLLEKPVVEKPEDVDNLTIVDAHKDGKMPLVLDALQRLRDRIGKEGNVGAGMAGPFSVAASVVGTENLLRWMVKKPEVVHKVMDMVTLCNEQYIKAVGELGFKGVSFSDPVSSTSLLKVKQFKEFSLPYLTRNIAHVKQYCGSKPMVHICGTSKALWRDCVEAGIGTFSLDNIEDLAEAKEIMGKDVVITGNVPPVDVMLYGDREMIRKSVRECIRKAWDSPKGYILSTGCQIPKGTSLENLEYFMEAGREYGHFPLDFDKLNED
- a CDS encoding methylcobamide--CoM methyltransferase yields the protein MNKKERLVATLSGGKTDRPPVICPGGMMNMVVTELMKKYDIHWPDAHYDGEQMAGLAKAVVEEGLFDNYGVPFCMSVEAESMGAEADMGCDSCEPHIKKCPMKSVDDLAALRPMNFNEGRAKAVIDAVKLLKNDEIPVVGNVPGPVSIATSLMDPSRFYVALKRSPEAAHRLLTFVTEQAGRFALEQVRAGADIITIADPSGTGEILGPAYFKEYMVKYLNMMIGMIRTDRNVPVIVHICGQMNMVFDELKEVNASAFSFDAVVSLKAAKEHIGKPMMGNISTYAIELSSPSRVRSMAKTSALLGSDIIAPACGLGLASPLENIRGIMEGIEDAEAARPQGE
- a CDS encoding excinuclease ABC subunit A produces the protein MNRKRRTAMAPNHIEIRGARVHNLKNIDLDIPLGKLVGIAGVSGSGKSSLALGVLYAEGSRRYLEALSAYTRRRMTQAAEAKLESIEYVPAALALHQRPAVPGVRSTFGTSTELLNPLRLMFSRLGSHVCPNGHRLEPSVNVAAEKPLVCPVCGASFNGPSAEDFSFNSTGACPTCGGTGVVRTVDESTLVPDESLSIDEGAVAPWNSLMWSLMTDVCRAMGVRTDVPFSQLTAREREIVFHGPAEKKHIFYKAKSTNQAGELDFTYYNAVYTVENALAKVKDDKGMGRVEKFLKVELCPDCGGSRLAPRARTTQLCGKTLDQASALPLRELLTWVSSVPDLMPPALRDMASSICGQFQHTAGRLIDLGLGYLSLDRDGTTLSTGERQRVQLARAVRNRTTGVLYVLDEPSIGLHPSNIDGLLAVISDLTSRGNSVVLVDHDARVLAASDWLVELGPGAGAQGGRVLAQGTVEEIEANPNSIIAPFLSEKAQTLLRQRVGRKAAFERGRISLSTLPLHTVRALDLEIPKGRLVAVTGVSGSGKTTLVLESLIPALQASIGGGRLPDHVKSVTAPGISGVHLIDANPVGINVRSTVATYSGALDDLRRLYASLPEAKARNLRMNDFSYNTGSLRCPGCDGTGQITLDVQFLPDVEILCPDCGGSRYGKEADAIRYSPKSETDRSVSLPELMSLTVDQAIDLLRDVKKAKARLKVLSDVGLGYLTLGEATPTLSGGEAQRLKLAAEMGHPQEGTVFVFDEPTIGLHPLDVARLLSVFQRLLDSGATVIVIEHDLDMIWNADWVIDMGPGGGDDGGQIVACGTPEEIAQNEHSVTGKYLRR